The DNA region TCGTGAACATGCGCCCTGGGCATTGGATGATTTTGGTATTCGCAGCGTGATTGCCCCCAGCTTTGCCGAGATTTTTTATAACAACTGTTTCAAGAATGGCCTGCTGCCCATCACTCTGTCAGAAGAGCAGGTAGATCAGTTGTTCAGCCTGGTGGAAAACAACGAAGGTTACCAGCTGACCATTGACCTTGAACGAAAGGTGGTTGTACTGGCAGATGGGCAGGAAATGCCGTTTACTGTGGATGATTTCCGTCGCGACTGTCTGTTGCGGGGGCTGGACGACATTGGTTTGACGTTACAGGAAAGCGATGCCATTAAGGCATTTGAACAAAAGCATAATGATGCGCAGCCCTGGTTGTTTAATTAAGGACTGTTTGATTAAGAACTGTTTAGTTAAAGAAGTTGCCTGGAGAGAAGAATAATGAGTCGCCAGATTTTGTGTCTGCCCGGAGATGGTATTGGCCCGGAGATTGTGACGGAAGCACTGAAGGTACTGGACACCGTCAAAGAACGTTTCAGTCTGGATATTGAGGTTAGTCACGCTCTGGTGGGGGGAGCTGCCATTGATGCGGAAGGTACGCCTCTGCCCGCTGAAACCCTGAAACTGGCAAAGCAGTCCGATGCCATTCTGTTTGGTGCCGTGGGTGGCCCGAAGTGGGATGACCAGCCTATGACCAACCGCCCGGAGAAGGGTTTGCTGGGTCTGCGTTCAGAGCTGGACCTGTTCGCCAACCTGCGTC from Endozoicomonas sp. NE40 includes:
- the leuD gene encoding 3-isopropylmalate dehydratase small subunit, with translation MKAFTVHQGIAAPLDRANVDTDMIIPKQFLKSIKRTGFGPNLFDELRYLDEGQPGQDCSRRPLNETFMLNQSRYQETSVLLARQNFGCGSSREHAPWALDDFGIRSVIAPSFAEIFYNNCFKNGLLPITLSEEQVDQLFSLVENNEGYQLTIDLERKVVVLADGQEMPFTVDDFRRDCLLRGLDDIGLTLQESDAIKAFEQKHNDAQPWLFN